From Bicyclus anynana chromosome 18, ilBicAnyn1.1, whole genome shotgun sequence, a single genomic window includes:
- the LOC112054460 gene encoding mucin-2-like: MPILIFLLLFGYGWASLLPNGCPADFTVHLLLPHETNCGKFYLCSNGERVLFRCPAGLSFDVHSQVCKPSKNVNCTGEERSTHQEEIREDITRVKRNANYLPNGCPANFQENRLVAHSDCAKFYQCSFGIKVERDCPTGLHFNVELQKCDWPESANCDTRWLPNGCPKDFDVHHLLPHETDCGRFYYCVFGDKVERSCPAGLHFDRHLQVCNWPQAVDCTPSTTTTGSTTTTTKPTTTTPTTTTTTSAPTTTTSTPTTTTTTSAPTTTQSTTTTDTAWLPNGCPASFNIHHLLPHEYDCNKFYVCEYGEKVERSCATGTYFDPIIQVCNWPHAVNCTSSTVRPPTTTTTTTEEASTTTSTTTTTTTGAPPTYPTAPPTPPSTEVPTTTEEVSTPTSTTSTTTTVAPPTYPSTDVPTTTEEASTTTSTTTTTEVPTTTEEASTTTVTTTTSTTTTVTPPTYPSTEVPTTTEEATTTTSTTSSTTSTTTTVAPPTYPSEVPTTTEEASTTTASTTTSTTTSITTVAPPTYPSTEVPTTTEEASTTTSTTSTTTTVAPPTYPSTEVPTTTEEASTTTSTTTTTAVPTTTEEASTTTSTTTTTEVPTTTEEASTTTSTTTTTTTAAPPTPPSTEVPTTTEEVSTTTSTTSTTTTVAPPTYPSTDVPTTTEEASTTTSTTTTTEVPTTTEEASTTTSTTTTTTTVAPPTYPSTEVPTTTEEASTTTSTTTTTTTLAPPTYPSTEVPTTTEEASTTTSTTTTTEVPTTTEEASTTTSTTTTTTTAAPPTPPSTEVPTTTEEVSTTTSTTSTTTTVAPPTYPSTDVPTTTEEASTTTSTTTTTEVPTTTEEASTTTSTTTTTTTVAPPTYPSTEVTTTTVAPPTYPSTEAPTTTEEASTTTSTTTTTTTVAPPTTPTTEEIPTTTEASVTKEIPTTTSTPSITTTLPPQTTSTSQDVPTTTEVVTTEKERTTTEEVSSTVTTEMDKVSTTTGTITTESPSTTTTVTIETTTPGICPPGFFGNIPHPYLCDYYYLCLGGVATLLTCAAGFEFDPVTAQCVLISENGCFAGQGKWPPTTTGPLLTTTVEGPITTDESTSTTLPTSTLPPQITTEEVSITTEEATTSSSTSTFSPSTVPPQTTTVEVSTTTEEVTTSSTTTTTISPSTLPPQTTITTEEVPTTTENMTTEEVFTTISTTTLQPSTLPPQTTTEEVPTTTEEVTTSSTTTTTLSPPTLPPQTTITDEVPTTTEEVTTSSTTTTTLSPPTSPPQTTITDEVPTTTEEVTTSSTTTTTLSPPTSPPQTTITDEVPTTTEEVTTSSTTTTTLSSPTLPPQTTITDEVPTTTEEIITSSTITTPLSTTTTTVEISTTDLPTTTPSTTPAGICPPGFFGNVPHPYLCDKYYLCLGGVATLLSCAAGFEFDPVTAQCVLISENGCFAGQGKWPPTTTESLLSTTVEDTTTTDESTSTTTTTLPPSTLPPQTTTEEVSTTTEEVTTSSTTTIQSPPTLPPHTTTTTEEVPTTTDNVTTEEVSTTISTQATTTEEIPTITEEVTTSSTTTTLSPSTSPPQSTTEEVSTTTEIVTTSSTTTISPPTLPPQSTTEKVPTTTVEITTSSITPTTVSPSTLSPQTTITTEEVPTTTAGLTTEEVPTTISTQTTTTEETTKTTEEDGTSSTTTTTVLPSTLPPQTSTINGEDPTTTDGATTEEVPTTITTTTKTTLPPQTTITDEVPTTTEEITTSSSISTPSSITTTTGEISTTDVTKTTPSTTPAGICPPGFFGNVPHPYLCDKYYLCLGGVATLLSCAAGFEFDPVTAQCVLISENGCFAGQGKWTPTVLPTTTESLLSTTTTETETTIVDDSTTVRQTTDHTYETTDYTDKTTTDSVTTVSSTATTTKGDITTTSTTPLSTTYQAMTTTDMAESTITTTTTQIPTTIEEVTTTLQPSTLPSQASTSTDEAETTIITTSTENSTTTEDVTTTLSPQTTITTEEAPTITTTDTEKVPTTTTIQPPTTTSTTSSIETTTAGICPPGVFGNIPHPYLCDKYYLCLGGVATLLSCAAGFEFDPVTAQCVLISENGCFAGQGKWTPTVTPTTTEYLTTVPVTDATTSSNNETTRDTYITESPETTTKDNGHGELDPTTERKTTGYNSTVEDFETTSMLVQTTLDDTATTQPVETTTSHICPPDFSGYMADPVRCDRYYFCAVGSAVPLYCPAGTEYDPVYERCVPISENGCFAAQGKWTPTEPQTTESSNSEATTGSNNDNPEATTAAVEVTTSDDIETTTGGTDEVATTTKSSDDKTTTDNVIRTTKETDNQESTRDHPTTEVVPTTLPNVNEEFTTIAQSTIADGVTVTSSTSNYPTSNVCEAGFSGFIPDPAACSSFYQCIVGHPIRWFCGPGTEFDPATLQCQPISEHGCYASKGMFTPTEEAEKTTDVYTGSDESATTKVLTSTTKNKGVNGNSNETTTGPVVTTTAPVATTTSGVCPPDKIGNIPDPQQCDRFYMCAAGMAIPLYCAAGFEFDDTVGQCVQISENGCFARQRQTANPDLETTTENVVPTEEIVETTTDKVVPTESVVETTTENVETAPVCPPGLFGNVAHPNRCDKFYMCTNGMAIPLFCGDGFEYDPKEGQCALISDTGCTATSRT, translated from the exons GTATGTAAGCCATCCAAGAATGTGAATTGTACCGGAGAAGAGAGAAGCACACACCAAGAAGAGATTCGGGAAGACATCACTAGAGTTAAGAGGAATGCCAACTACCTACCGAACGGGTGTCCGGCGAACTTTCAGGAGAACAGACTTGTGGCACACTCAGACTGTGCCAAGTTCTACCAGTGCTCGTTTGGCATTAAAGTAGAGAGGGACTGCCCCACAGGATTGCATTTTAACGTGGAATTGCAG AAATGCGACTGGCCGGAAAGCGCGAATTGCGATACAAGATGGCTGCCCAACGGATGTCCCAAAGACTTCGACGTGCACCACCTGCTGCCGCACGAGACCGACTGCGGCCGGTTCTACTACTGCGTGTTCGGAGACAAAGTGGAGAGGAGCTGCCCCGCTGGACTGCACTTCGACCGACACTTACAG GTCTGCAACTGGCCACAAGCGGTCGACTGCACGCCATCAACAACAACCACGggttcaacaacaacaacaacga AACCAACAACGACTACACCGACAACAACAACTACAACGAGTGCCCCAACAACAACAACGAGTACACCGACAACAACAACTACAACGAGCGCACCAACAACAACGCAGTCAACAACTACAACAGATACAGCATGGCTACCTAACGGATGCCCTGCAAGCTTTAACATTCACCATTTGTTACCTCACGAGTATGACTGCAATAAATTCTACGTGTGCGAGTATGGTGAAAAGGTTGAGAGGAGTTGCGCTACAGGAACTTACTTTGATCCTATTATACAG gtATGTAACTGGCCACACGCGGTAAATTGTACATCAAGCACGGTAAGACCGCCAACAACTACAACAACAACGACTGAAGAGGCATCTACAACAACCAGTACTACGACTACTACCACAACAGGAGCTCCAccaacctatccta CTGCTCCTCCAACCCCTCCTAGTACtgaagttccaacgacaactgaagaggTGTCTACGCCAACCAGTACTACCAGTACTACCACAACAGTAGCTCCAccaacctatcctagtactgATGTTCCAACAACAACTGAAGAGGcgtctacgacaaccagtactacAACTACTACtgaagttccaacgacaactgaagaggcgtctacgacaacc gTGACTACGACAACCAGTACCACCACAACAGTAACTCCAccaacctatcctagtactgaagttccaacgacaactgaagaggcgactacgacaaccagtactaccagt agtactaccagtactaccacaacagtggctccaccaacctatcctagt gaagttccaacgacaactgaagaggcgtctacgacaacc gcgtctacgacaaccagtactacGACTAGTATCACAACAGTAGCTCCAccaacctatcctagtactgaagttccaacgacaactgaagaggcgtctacgacaaccagtactaccagtactaccacaacagtagctccaccaacctatcctagtactgaagttccaacgacaactgaagaggcgtctacgacaaccagtactacAACTACTACTGCagttccaacgacaactgaagaggcgtctacgacaaccagtactacAACTACTACtgaagttccaacgacaactgaagaggcgtctacgacaaccagtactacGACTACTACCACAACAGCTGCTCCTCCAACCCCTCCTAGTACTGAGgttccaacgacaactgaagaggtgtctacgacaaccagtactaccagtactaccacaacagtagctccaccaacctatcctagtactgATGTTCCAACAACAACTGAAGAGGCGTCTACTACAACCAGTACTACAACTACTACtgaagttccaacgacaactgaagaggcgtctacgacaaccagtactacgactactaccacaacagtagctcctccaacctatcctagtactgaagttccaacgacaactgaagaggcgtctacgacaaccagtacAACGACTACTACCACAACATTAGCTCCAccaacctatcctagtactgaagttccaacgacaactgaagaggcgtctacgacaaccagtactacAACTACTACtgaagttccaacgacaactgaagaggcGTCTACGACAACAAGTACTACGACTACTACCACAACAGCTGCTCCTCCAACCCCTCCTAGTACtgaagttccaacgacaactgaagaggtgtctacgacaaccagtactaccagtactaccacaacagtagctccaccaacctatcctagtactgATGTTCCAACAACAACTGAAGAGGcgtctacgacaaccagtactacAACTACTACtgaagttccaacgacaactgaagaggcgtctacgacaaccagtactacgactactaccacaacagtagctcctccaacctatcctagtaccgaagt tactacCACAACTGTGGCTCCAccaacctatcctagtactgaagctccaacgacaactgaagaggcgtctacgacaaccagtactacGACTACTACCACAACAGTAGCTCCACCAACCACTCCTACAACTGAGGAGATTCCAACGACAACAGAGGCATCTGTTACGAAAGAGATTCCTACAACAACGAGTACTCCAAGTATCACGACCACTCTACCGCCTCAAACTACATCAACGTCTCAAGATGTTCCAACAACAACGGAAGTGGTGACCACTGAAAAGGAGAGAACAACAACAGAGGAGGTGTCATCAACAGTGACAACCGAAATGGACAAAGTTTCTACCACAACTGGCACTATAACCACTGAATCGCCATCAACAACAACTACAGTGACAATTGAAACTACAACCCCTGGCATATGCCCACCAGGATTCTTTGGAAATATTCCTCACCCTTACCTTTGCGACTATTATTACTTGTGCCTTGGAGGGGTTGCCACATTGCTTACGTGCGCTGCAGGATTCGAATTCGACCCTGTTACCGCG cAATGTGTCCTGATTTCCGAGAACGGGTGTTTTGCCGGCCAAGGCAAATGGCCTCCAACAACAACAGGACCTTTATTGACAACAACAGTGGAGGGTCCAATAACAACAGATGAATCAACAAGTACAACTCTGCCAACATCAACTTTACCTCCTCAGATTACGACAGAGGAGGTTTCAATAACAACAGAGGAAGCCACTACATCCAGTTCTACTTCTACTTTTTCACCGTCTACCGTACCTCCTCAGACCACAACAGTAGAGGTTTCAACGACCACAGAGGAAGTCACAACAAGCAGTACTACTACAACAACTATATCACCATCAACCTTACCTCCTCAAACAACAATAACTACTGAAGAGGTTCCAACGACGACGGAGAATATGACTACAGAAGAAGTCTTTACTACAATTAGTACTACTACTCTACAACCTTCAACCTTACCTCCCCAAACCACGACGGAGGAAGTTCCAACAACAACAGAGGAAGTCACCACATCTAGCACTACAACAACTACTCTTTCACCTCCAACGTTACCCCCTCAGACCACAATAACAGATGAGGTTCCAACAACAACAGAGGAAGTCACTACATCTAGCACGACTACGACTACTCTTTCACCTCCAACGTCACCCCCTCAGACCACAATAACAGATGAAGTTCCAACAACAACAGAGGAAGTCACTACATCTAGCACGACTACGACTACTCTTTCACCTCCAACGTCACCCCCTCAGACCACAATAACAGATGAAGTTCCAACAACAACAGAGGAAGTCACTACATCTAGCACGACTACGACTACTCTTTCATCTCCAACGTTACCCCCTCAGACCACAATAACAGATGAGGTTCCAACAACAACAGAAGAAATTATAACAAGCAGTACTATTACAACACCCTTATCTACTACAACAACTACAGTAGAGATTTCCACAACAGACCTACCAACAACAACACCAAGTACGACACCTGCTGGTATATGCCCGCCAGGCTTCTTTGGCAACGTTCCTCACCCTTACCTTTGCGACAAATATTACTTGTGTCTTGGAGGCGTGGCCACATTACTGTCGTGTGCTGCAGGCTTCGAATTCGACCCTGTTACTGCG CAATGCGTCCTGATTTCCGAAAACGGGTGTTTTGCAGGCCAAGGCAAATGGCCTCCAACAACAACTGAATCTTTATTGTCAACAACAGTAGAGGATACAACAACAACAGATGAATCAACAAGTACTACAACAACAACTCTACCACCTTCAACTTTACCACCTCAGACCACGACAGAGGAGGTTTCAACGACCACAGAGGAAGTCACCACAAGCAGTACTACAACAATTCAATCACCACCAACCTTACCTCCTCACACCACAACAACTACTGAAGAAGTCCCAACGACAACAGACAATGTAACCACAGAAGAGGTTTCTACTACAATTAGTACTCAGGCCACAACAACAGAGGAAATTCCAACGATAACAGAGGAAGTCACGACATCTAGTACCACGACTACTCTGTCACCATCAACCTCGCCTCCTCAGTCCACGACAGAAGAGGTTTCCACGACCACAGAAATAGTCACAACATCCAGTACAACTACTAtatcacctccaactttacccCCTCAGAGCACGACAGAAAAGGTTCCAACAACAACAGTGGAAATCACAACGAGCAGTATAACTCCAACAACTGTATCACCATCAACTTTATCTCCTCAGACGACAATAACAACTGAAGAGGTCCCAACGACAACAGCAGGTTTAACAACAGAAGAAGTCCCCACTACAATTAGTACTCAGACCACTACGACAGAAGAAACTACAAAAACGACAGAGGAAGACGGAACATCTAGTACTACTACGACTACTGTGTTACCATCAACCTTACCTCCCCAGACCTCAACAATTAATGGAGAGGACCCGACAACAACAGATGGTGCAACCACAGAAGAGGTCCCCACTacaattactactactactaaaacaaCTTTACCTCCTCAGACCACGATAACAGACGAGGTTCCAACAACAACAGAGGAAATTACAACAAGCAGTAGCATTTCAACACCATCATCGATTACAACAACTACAGGGGAGATTTCAACAACAGATGTAACAAAAACTACTCCAAGTACGACACCTGCTGGTATATGCCCGCCAGGCTTCTTTGGCAACGTTCCTCACCCTTACCTTTGCGACAAATATTACTTGTGTCTTGGAGGCGTCGCCACATTACTGTCATGTGCTGCAGGCTTCGAATTCGACCCTGTTACAGCG caATGCGTCCTGATTTCCGAAAACGGATGTTTCGCCGGCCAAGGCAAATGGACTCCAACGGTATTACCGACTACGACAGAATCTCTATTAAGCACAACAACAACAGAGACTGAAACCACGATCGTTGATGATTCAACAACAGTTCGCCAAACAACAGATCATACGTATGAAACAACTGATTATACTGATAAAACAACAACTGACTCTGTGACAACAGTTAGTTCTACTGCGACAACAACAAAAGGGGATATAACAACAACTAGCACTACTCCGCTATCTACAACCTATCAGGCAATGACAACAACAGATATGGCTGAGTCAACAATAACGACAACCACAACGCAGATACCCACAACAATAGAGGAGGTAACAACAACTCTCCAACCATCAACTTTACCTTCTCAAGCCTCAACATCGACAGACGAGGCGGAAACGACAATAATAACAACCTCAACGGAAAATTCAACGACGACAGAGGATGTGACAACAACCTTATCTCCTCAGACCACTATAACGACAGAGGAGGCCCCGACAATAACTACCACAGATACGGAGAAGGTTCCAACAACTACTACTATACAACCTCCAACAACAACAAGTACAACATCATCAATTGAGACCACAACTGCTGGCATATGCCCGCCAGGAGTATTCGGGAATATACCTCATCCTTACCTTTGCGACAAATATTACTTGTGTCTTGGAGGCGTCGCCACACTGTTGTCGTGTGCTGCAGGATTTGAATTCGACCCTGTTACTGCG caATGCGTTCTGATTTCCGAAAACGGATGTTTCGCCGGTCAAGGCAAATGGACTCCAACGGTGACACCAACAACAACAGAGTATCTAACAACAGTGCCTGTCACTGACGCAACAACAAGTTCTAATAATGAAACAACCAGGGATACATATATCACCGAGAGTCCAGAGACCACCACGAAGGACAATGGACACGGGGAGTTGGATCCGACTACAGAAAGGAAGACTACAGGTTATAACTCAACTGTTGAAGACTTCGAAACTACTTCCATGTTAGTGCAGACTACATTAGATGACACGGCCACTACTCAACCTGTAGAGACAACCACCAGTCACATATGTCCCCCAG ATTTCTCTGGTTATATGGCGGATCCCGTGCGTTGTGACAGGTACTATTTCTGCGCCGTCGGAAGTGCTGTGCCTCTTTACTGTCCAGCGGGCACTGAGTATGATCCTGTTTATGAA AGATGCGTTCCAATTTCTGAAAACGGCTGTTTCGCTGCCCAAGGTAAATGGACACCGACGGAACCACAAACAACTGAATCTAGTAATTCCGAAGCAACAACTGGCAGTAACAATGACAATCCTGAAGCAACAACTGCAGCTGTGGAAGTAACAACATCAGATGACATTGAAACGACAACTGGTGGAACCGATGAAGTTGCAACAACAACTAAAAGCTCAGACGATAAAACAACCACAGACAATGTAATAAGAACAACAAAAGAAACTGATAATCAAGAATCTACAAGAGATCACCCGACAACTGAAGTAGTTCCTACTACACTACCTAATGTTAATGAAGAATTTACAACAATTGCACAATCAACAATAGCAGATGGAGTTACAGTTACTTCTAGTACATCAAATTATCCAACAAGCAATGTTTGTGAAGCAGGATTTTCAGGGTTCATACCAGATCCAGCAGCCTGTAGCAGCTTCTATCAATGTATCGTTGGGCATCCGATAAGATGGTTCTGCGGACCTGGAACAGAATTTGACCCGGCTACTTTG CAATGTCAACCAATATCGGAACACGGTTGTTACGCCTCTAAAGGTATGTTCACACCGACGGAAGAGGCCGAAAAGACAACAGACGTGTACACGGGCTCTGATGAAAGCGCAACTACGAAAGTTCTCACAAGTACAACGAAAAATAAAG GTGTGAATGGAAACTCCAACGAAACAACAACAGGACCTGTTGTAACAACAACAGCGCCTGTTGCAACAACAACTAGCGGCGTGTGTCCGCCGGACAAGATCGGCAATATACCGGACCCGCAGCAGTGCGATCGGTTCTACATGTGCGCGGCGGGAATGGCTATACCGCTATACTGCGCCGCCGGGTTTGAATTCGATGATACAGT